One genomic window of Micropterus dolomieu isolate WLL.071019.BEF.003 ecotype Adirondacks linkage group LG06, ASM2129224v1, whole genome shotgun sequence includes the following:
- the cebpd gene encoding CCAAT/enhancer-binding protein delta — MCDKYSLDFHCVSPQCNMSWAMEPANFYESVKLGGPHQGVCKPGSRSDGAGEDGTMVELSTAPAMYDDESAIDFSQYIESMTAVPNLELCNDELFLDLFNTVKQEKVDFYNMQSSVQPGSMQQLSTTYAAERKADSGLDKGAFSAPIKQESDWSDSDMSSSLPSQIESCAQTSVSLPTGQPTPPTTPEPVSNVSSAKSSPRKIGREKGKKTVDRYSMEYRQRRERNNIAVRKSRDKAKMRNLEMQQKLLELGSENDRLHKTIEQLTRELSGLREFFKQMPNSSFAGSSSAESR, encoded by the coding sequence ATGTGTGACAAATACAGCCTGGACTTTCACTGCGTGTCTCCACAATGCAACATGAGTTGGGCGATGGAGCCTGCTAACTTCTATGAGAGTGTCAAGCTGGGCGGCCCACACCAGGGGGTCTGCAAGCCGGGCAGCAGGAGCGACGGCGCGGGCGAGGACGGCACCATGGTGGAGCTGAGCACCGCCCCTGCTATGTACGACGATGAGAGTGCCATCGACTTCAGCCAGTACATCGAGTCCATGACAGCCGTGCCAAACCTGGAGCTGTGCAACGACGAGCTCTTCCTCGACCTGTTCAACACTGTGAAGCAGGAGAAGGTGGATTTCTACAATATGCAGAGCTCCGTGCAGCCCGGCAGCATGCAGCAGCTGTCAACCACATACGCAGCGGAGAGGAAGGCGGACAGCGGGCTGGATAAGGGGGCGTTTAGTGCGCCCATCAAGCAGGAGTCCGACTGGAGTGACAGCGACATGTCCTCATCCCTGCCTTCCCAGATCGAGTCCTGCGCCCAGACCTCTGTCAGCCTCCCTACAGGGCAGCCAACTCCCCCCACCACCCCGGAGCCTGTCTCCAATGTAAGCTCGGCCAAATCCTCCCCGCGGAAGATCGGGAGGGAAAAGGGGAAGAAGACGGTAGACCGGTACAGCATGGAGTACCGACAGAGGCGAGAGAGGAATAACATTGCAGTGAGAAAAAGCAGGGACAAAGCCAAGATGCGAAACTTGGAGATGCAGCAGAAGCTGCTTGAACTGGGCTCTGAAAACGATAGGCTTCATAAAACTATCGAGCAGCTAACCAGAGAGCTCAGCGGGCTGAGAGAGTTCTTCAAGCAGATGCCCAACTCCTCCTTTGCGGGCTCCTCGAGTGCAGAGAGCCGGTGA